The DNA region CAGGTGAATATGCTTAATCAGTATCTGAAAGCGGTCGCCAGGAAGGAACAGGAATTACACAGGCCACCCTCTACGCAGGAGATCGCGACCGAGATCGGCGTGGACGATCATCTCTTATCGGAACTGCTTCAGCATACGCAGATCAGCGCCTCGCTCGACCATCCGATCAATGAAGAAGGCAGTGCCTGTTTGTATGATAAGATCCCGCACAGGGACCCGCAGCCGGATGACTCCTTGCTGCGTGAATCGGTGGCTACGGAGATCAGCTTAGCCATGCGGATACTGGATAAAAGAGAACGGGAGATCCTGTTGCTGTTCTTCGGGCTTGCCGGCAGTCCCTGCTGCCGTTTGGAAGACATCGCCGAGCGCCTAAAGCTGTCGGTAGAGCATACCCGCCGGGTAAAGGAAACAGCACTCGGTAAACTGCGGCATTCCCCATTCGCACATCAGCTAAGATCATGTATATCATAAACTGAACACGATGAAAAATATATTTTTTGACAGAGACCAGAGCTGGCTCGGA from Mucilaginibacter sp. SJ includes:
- a CDS encoding sigma-70 family RNA polymerase sigma factor — encoded protein: MRKLVLSNLRFVISVAKKYQTKGISLSDLISEGNIGLITAACRFDHTRGFRFISYAVWWIRQAISTAVEEHTRLFHLPMNQVNMLNQYLKAVARKEQELHRPPSTQEIATEIGVDDHLLSELLQHTQISASLDHPINEEGSACLYDKIPHRDPQPDDSLLRESVATEISLAMRILDKREREILLLFFGLAGSPCCRLEDIAERLKLSVEHTRRVKETALGKLRHSPFAHQLRSCIS